Proteins from one Nyctibius grandis isolate bNycGra1 chromosome 2, bNycGra1.pri, whole genome shotgun sequence genomic window:
- the U2AF1 gene encoding splicing factor U2AF 35 kDa subunit isoform X2, translating into MAEYLASIFGTEKDKVNCSFYFKIGACRHGDRCSRLHNKPTFSQTILIQNIYRNPQNSAQTADGSHCAVSDVEMQEHYDEFFEEVFTEMEEKYGEVEEMNVCDNLGDHLVGNVYVKFRREEDAEKAVIDLNNRWFNGQPIHAELSPVTDFREACCRQYEMGECTRGGFCNFMHLKPISRELRRELYGRRRKKHRSRSRSRERRSRSRDRGRGGGGGGGGGRERDRRRSRDRERSGRF; encoded by the exons ATGGCGGAGTATCTGGCCTCCATCTTCGGAACAGAGAAGGACAA agtcaactgttcattttatttcaaaatcgGAGCTTGCCGTCATGGAGACAGGTGTTCTCGATTGCACAACAAACCAACATTTAGCcag ACCATCTTGATTCAAAACATCTATCGTAACCCCCAAAACAGTGCACAGACGGCTGACGGCTCACACT gtGCTGTGAGCGATGTTGAGATGCAGGAACATTATGATGAATTCTTTGAG GAGGTCTtcacagaaatggaagaaaaatatggtGAAGTTGAGGAGATGAACGTTTGTGATAACcttggagatcatctagttggAAACGTATACGTGAAG tttcGCCGTgaagaagatgcagaaaaggCTGTAATCGACCTGAACAATCGCTGGTTTAATGGACAGCCCATTCATGCTGAGCTTTCACCTGTGACTGACTTCAGAGAGGCCTGTTGCCGTCAATATGAAATGGG GGAGTGTACACGAGGAGGTTTCTGCAACTTTATGCATTTGAAGCCCATTTCTCGAGAGTTAAGACGCGAGTTGTATGGGCGTCGTCGTAAAAA GCATAGATCCAGGTCGAGGTCCCGTGAACGTCGGTCTAGATCCAGAGATCGTGGTcgtggaggtggtggtggtggaggaggaggacgtGAACGTGACAGGAGGCGGTCAAGAGATCGTGAAAGATCTGGTCGATTCTGA
- the U2AF1 gene encoding splicing factor U2AF 35 kDa subunit isoform X1 encodes MAEYLASIFGTEKDKVNCSFYFKIGACRHGDRCSRLHNKPTFSQTIALLNIYRNPQNSSQSADGLRCAVSDVEMQEHYDEFFEEVFTEMEEKYGEVEEMNVCDNLGDHLVGNVYVKFRREEDAEKAVIDLNNRWFNGQPIHAELSPVTDFREACCRQYEMGECTRGGFCNFMHLKPISRELRRELYGRRRKKHRSRSRSRERRSRSRDRGRGGGGGGGGGRERDRRRSRDRERSGRF; translated from the exons ATGGCGGAGTATCTGGCCTCCATCTTCGGAACAGAGAAGGACAA agtcaactgttcattttatttcaaaatcgGAGCTTGCCGTCATGGAGACAGGTGTTCTCGATTGCACAACAAACCAACATTTAGCcag acCATTGCCCTCTTGAACATTTACCGTAACCCTCAAAACTCTTCCCAGTCTGCTGACGGTTTGCGCT gtGCTGTGAGCGATGTTGAGATGCAGGAACATTATGATGAATTCTTTGAG GAGGTCTtcacagaaatggaagaaaaatatggtGAAGTTGAGGAGATGAACGTTTGTGATAACcttggagatcatctagttggAAACGTATACGTGAAG tttcGCCGTgaagaagatgcagaaaaggCTGTAATCGACCTGAACAATCGCTGGTTTAATGGACAGCCCATTCATGCTGAGCTTTCACCTGTGACTGACTTCAGAGAGGCCTGTTGCCGTCAATATGAAATGGG GGAGTGTACACGAGGAGGTTTCTGCAACTTTATGCATTTGAAGCCCATTTCTCGAGAGTTAAGACGCGAGTTGTATGGGCGTCGTCGTAAAAA GCATAGATCCAGGTCGAGGTCCCGTGAACGTCGGTCTAGATCCAGAGATCGTGGTcgtggaggtggtggtggtggaggaggaggacgtGAACGTGACAGGAGGCGGTCAAGAGATCGTGAAAGATCTGGTCGATTCTGA